The genomic stretch TCCGAAGAGTTGCTGCGAAAGTACTTTGACATGCATCATTACGAGCCGATTCCTACACGCAAGACACTGGCAATCCCAAATCCTCCCGAGTTCAATAGGTATTTCGTCACTGTCCCCGAAAGGCCGGATAACGAATTCGCTGAATTGGGTGAGGAAGACTATGTTGTTGCTGTTGTCATGAAAATCAACACATCCATTCCCGGAGCATTTGTTGTATCGAGCGGCAAAAATATGGGAGCATTCAAGGGTGTTGGCTTTCCTGAAGAGATAGCCGAACTTTTTCGACTTGAAGAGTACAAGGCGTACATCTGGACTGGTCATAACCGCTTTCCGACGAACACCCCCGGTTGGTGGGGTGGAGCGCATCCGTTCACCATTCTTAACTGGTCAATCGTGCATAATGGTGAGATCTCATCCTACGGTATCAACAGACGTTACCTTTGCGAGCATGACTATCTCTGCACCATGATGACGGATACCGAAGTTGTTGCCTATGAGCTTGACTTGCTTATTCGTAAACATGGTCTGTCGTGGGAGCTGGCAGCCAAGTGTTTTGCTCCTCCGTTCTGGGATGAAATTGAGAAGATGGATGATCAGGACAAGGAATTGTACACAACTCTCAGAGCCACCTATGGCCCGGGGATGCTGAATGGTCCCTTTGCTATTCTGGTTGCAGACAACAATCGTCTGATGGGGCTAAACGATCGCATTAAGCTGCGCCCGCTTCTGGTTGCAGAAAAAGATGACATGATTTTCATGTCCAGTGAAGAGTCTGCAGTCAGAGATGTATGTCCAGAACTTGACAGGGTGTGGATGCCCAAGGCCGGTGAACCAGTCATCGTGGATATGGAGGATTAGATGGTCACCAAAAGAAAACAGAAAACCCTGACCGCAGGGCGTACATATTATAAGCAGTTCAATGAAGAAATCCGAGCCTGCATCGAAGATGGTGTGAACCACTTCATCCTTAAGGATTGCAACGGTCAACGGTATATTGGGACTGCCCTTGAAGGTGATATAAAATTCGACATTTATGGTGTGCCAGGCCAGGATTTGGCAGCTTTTATGCGCGGTCCCTATATCCGCATTCATAACAATGCGCAGGATGGGGTCGGAAACACCATGGACGGAGGTCGAATTGTCATCGAAGGACTTGCTGGCGATGTCATTGGTTACGCAATGCGCGGTGGTGATATTTTTATCCAGGGTGACGTAGGGTATAGGGTCGGAATACATATGAAAGCCTACCTTGATCATCAGCCTAAAATTGTCGTGGGCGGCAAGGCTGGCGACTTCCTCGGTGAATATATGGCTGGCGGAATTATTTTGCTCTTGGGTATGTTTTCTGATAAGCCTGATGCGCCTGTTGCGGGACGAAGTCTCGGAACAGGGATGCATGGCGGCGTAATTTATGTCCGCGGCGAGGTGCCTGAATATCAACTGGGGCCCGGTTTGCAAGCGCAGCCGGTTGACTCGGATGATCTTGAAATAATTAAGGAACTTGTCGAAGACTACGCCAAAGAACTGAAGCTGGACAGTAAAGAAATTATGGATGAGAGCTTCGTAAAGATACGACCTTTCTCTCATCGTCCTTACGGCAACTTGTACGTTGCGTGTTAACAGCTTTAAGTTGATGAACTTTATTACCCTGTTTGGAGGAACTATGTTCTTCGATTCCGTAGCCTACGCAATGGCTCCGCCTGCTGGTGGTGGAGGCGCGCCCGGTGGACTGGCTGGTATTCTTGGTGGTCCGCTGCCGATGCTGGTTTTGATGTTCGCTATCTTTTACTTCCTGCTCATCCGCCCGCAGCAAAAGAAGCAAAAACAGCACAAAGCCATGCTGGACGCCCTGAAGAAGGGTGACAAGGTCTGGACCAATGGCGGCATCCTCGGCACTATTTCCGAAATTGACGGTGACAACCTCACTATCGAAATTGCCCAGGGAGTCAATGTTGTCATTAAGCGTGGTTTCGTCGCCGACAAAGACGGCAAGCCCGCTGCAGACGAAAAGAAGAAGTAGGCTTGACAACCGGAAATGGACTTCCGTGCGGACCGGACCACTGTAAAAGTGGCCTGGTCCGCGCTTATGTTTGATGAAGTTTAGAAATCCGGTTGTAACTTGTTCGTATTAAGGGAGAATTCATGCAGAGTCTGCGCATAAGAATCATCACAACCCTGATCGTACTGGCGATTGGACTTGGCTACATGTTGCCTTCCATTCCCGGCGTTGCAGGGTCGTCGCTCGCAAACATACTACCTGGCGACGCGGTCAATCTCGGTCTGGACCTGAAGGGTGGTATCCACCTGACTCTTGGTGTCGATATGGACACTGCCATGCAAAACAATCTTGCTCGCCTCGGTGATGATCTCAAGGCAACTGCAAGGGACGAAGAAGTTTTTGTCTTACGTCCAACTGTTTTGTCCGACAGTCGGATTGAAATGACCCTACTCAAAGGTGACCAAAAAGATCAGTTTGAAAGTGCTGTAAACGATTACAGCCCCTTCAACGTTGAATCGACCGAGTCACTGGACGGTGGAAAAATTAAGTATATTTTAGCCGTTTCTCCCCAATACAAAGAAGAAATGACTAAGCTGACCCTGGATCAAGCCATCAAGACTATCCGTAACCGAATAGATCAATTCGGCGTGGCTGAACCAGATATCCGCAAGCAGCAGGGGAATCGTATTCAGATTCAGTTGCCTGGACTGCAGGACCCGGAAAGAGCCATTAATATCATTGGTCAGACCGCACACCTCGAGTTCAAGATGGTGGACGATGCTGCTGATATTGAAAAAGCTCTCAAAGGGATTGTGGCTCCTGGGCGTGAGCTTTCCGTTCTCATGAACAAACTCCCTGATGGTTCTTACTCTGAAACACCGATCGTCGTTAAGAAGGATGCCGTGTTGACAGGTGAGTACATCTCGGACGCCAAGGTCCAGTTGGACACCTGGAATCAGCCTTACGTATCCATTACATTTAATGCTCGCGGTGGAACTATTTTTGCCAACCTGACAGGTGATAACGTAAACAAGCGTATGGCCATTGTGCTGGATGGTAAAGTTTACTCAGCACCGGTCATTCAGGAAAAGATCTCCGGCGGCCGCGCATCCATCACCGGCAACTTCACTCGTGATGAAGCCCGTGATCTCGCTGTCGTGCTTCGAGCCGGTTCTTTGCCTGCTCCTGTTGACATCCTTGAGCAGCGCTCTGTTGGCCCGTCTCTTGGACAGGAATCTATTGATAAAGGTATCATGTCCGCCATGCTTGGCATGGGTATGGTCCTCATTTTCATGGTCATTTACTACGGCTTTGCCGGATTTGTGGCAGACGTTGTACTTTGCTTGAATATCATGTTGATTCTTGGTGGCCTCGCAGCCTTTGGAGCAACACTCACTCTGCCTGGTATTGCAGGTATCATCCTGACTATCGGTATGGCTGTTGACGCTAACGTCATTATCTTTGAACGTATCCGTGAGGAACTACGTCGAGGATTGACTGCTAGAGCCGCCATTGCCGAAGGGTACAGCAAAGCAACCCTGACCATCCTGGATGCTAACGTAACCACTGTTATTGCGGCCATTATCCTTTACCAATTCGGTACAGGCCCGGTTCGTGGTTTTGCGGTAACGCTTACGCTTGGCATTATTACATCCATGTTTACGGCTATTTTTGTGTCTCGAATCCTTTTCGATCTGTACACAAAAGGCCGTTCCGAAACCGACAAGCTGAGCATTTAAGGGGACGATCATGGGACTTCAATTAATCAAATCAAATACGCAAGTCGATTTTATCGGCTTGAAGAAGATCGCGTTCGTTGTTTCAGCGATTGTCATTTTGGCAGGCCTAGGGTCACTTCTCATTAAAGGTGGCCCCAAATACGGTATCGACTTTGCCGGTGGTATGATTGTTCAAGTCAAGGCTGATAAGGCCAACGATGTAAACGTCATAAAAGAAGCCATGAATGATGTGGATCTTCCCGGAATGGTCGTACAGACATTGGGCCTCGAGGGTGATCATGAATACCTGATTCGTACATCAAGCTCTAATATCTCTTCTCAGGAAGTCAGAACGAAAGTTTCTGACGCTC from Pseudodesulfovibrio profundus encodes the following:
- a CDS encoding class II glutamine amidotransferase: MKAPDRYYDFEKDISGCGIFGVINKKRGLIPGDMPIQAMTCMHDRGNGLGGGFAAYGIYPDHADHYCFHMMYDNSSAIPASEELLRKYFDMHHYEPIPTRKTLAIPNPPEFNRYFVTVPERPDNEFAELGEEDYVVAVVMKINTSIPGAFVVSSGKNMGAFKGVGFPEEIAELFRLEEYKAYIWTGHNRFPTNTPGWWGGAHPFTILNWSIVHNGEISSYGINRRYLCEHDYLCTMMTDTEVVAYELDLLIRKHGLSWELAAKCFAPPFWDEIEKMDDQDKELYTTLRATYGPGMLNGPFAILVADNNRLMGLNDRIKLRPLLVAEKDDMIFMSSEESAVRDVCPELDRVWMPKAGEPVIVDMED
- a CDS encoding GltB/FmdC/FwdC-like GXGXG domain-containing protein, which produces MVTKRKQKTLTAGRTYYKQFNEEIRACIEDGVNHFILKDCNGQRYIGTALEGDIKFDIYGVPGQDLAAFMRGPYIRIHNNAQDGVGNTMDGGRIVIEGLAGDVIGYAMRGGDIFIQGDVGYRVGIHMKAYLDHQPKIVVGGKAGDFLGEYMAGGIILLLGMFSDKPDAPVAGRSLGTGMHGGVIYVRGEVPEYQLGPGLQAQPVDSDDLEIIKELVEDYAKELKLDSKEIMDESFVKIRPFSHRPYGNLYVAC
- the yajC gene encoding preprotein translocase subunit YajC, with the protein product MFFDSVAYAMAPPAGGGGAPGGLAGILGGPLPMLVLMFAIFYFLLIRPQQKKQKQHKAMLDALKKGDKVWTNGGILGTISEIDGDNLTIEIAQGVNVVIKRGFVADKDGKPAADEKKK
- the secD gene encoding protein translocase subunit SecD, translating into MQSLRIRIITTLIVLAIGLGYMLPSIPGVAGSSLANILPGDAVNLGLDLKGGIHLTLGVDMDTAMQNNLARLGDDLKATARDEEVFVLRPTVLSDSRIEMTLLKGDQKDQFESAVNDYSPFNVESTESLDGGKIKYILAVSPQYKEEMTKLTLDQAIKTIRNRIDQFGVAEPDIRKQQGNRIQIQLPGLQDPERAINIIGQTAHLEFKMVDDAADIEKALKGIVAPGRELSVLMNKLPDGSYSETPIVVKKDAVLTGEYISDAKVQLDTWNQPYVSITFNARGGTIFANLTGDNVNKRMAIVLDGKVYSAPVIQEKISGGRASITGNFTRDEARDLAVVLRAGSLPAPVDILEQRSVGPSLGQESIDKGIMSAMLGMGMVLIFMVIYYGFAGFVADVVLCLNIMLILGGLAAFGATLTLPGIAGIILTIGMAVDANVIIFERIREELRRGLTARAAIAEGYSKATLTILDANVTTVIAAIILYQFGTGPVRGFAVTLTLGIITSMFTAIFVSRILFDLYTKGRSETDKLSI